The genomic segment CTCGGTGACACCGGTGCCGCCCTGTGCCGGGCCGGCGTCGACAAGATCGCCTTCACCGGCTCGGCCCGCACCGGGCGCAAGGTGATGGCCGCCTGCGCGGAGGGCCTCGTGCCGGTCCTCATGGAGTGCGGCGGCAAGGACGCGATGATCGTCGACGACGACGCCGACGTGACCAAGGCCGCCGACGCCGCGCTCTGGGGCGGGATGCAGAACGCCGGCCAGGCCTGCATCTCCATCGAGCGGGTCTACGCCACCGACAAGGTCTACGACGCCTTCGTCGCCGAGCTGACGACCCGGGCATCGGCGCTGGTCGCGGGGGAGTCCTACGGCCCGATCACCATGCCGTCGCAGGTCGACATCATCCGCGAGCACATCGCCGACGCGCTCGCCTCGGGCGGGCGTGCGCTGACCGGTGGCGGCATTGACGGCTACCTCGTCGAGCCGACCGTGCTCGTCGACGTCCCGGAGTCGTCGAAGGCGGTGCAGGAGGAGACCTTCGGGCCGACGCTGACCGTGACGCGGGTGCGTGACGCCGAGGAGGCGCTGCGGCTCACCAACGACTCGGCCTACGGGCTGGCCGGCTCGGTCTTCGGCAAGAAGCGCGCCATGGACATCGCGGCGCGGATGCGCTCGGGCATGACGTCGGTCAACCAGGTCGCGGCCTTCGCCGGCGTACCCGGACTGCCCTTCGGCGGCTCGGGGGAGTCCGGCTTCGGCCGCATCCACGGCGAGGACGGGCTGCGCGAGTTCACCCGCGCGAAGGCCATCACGCGGCAGCGCTACGACCTGCCGATAAAGGTGCTGTCCTTCGACCGGAGCGCCCGCACCGACGCCCTGCTGGCCCGCGCGACGAAGCTCCTCCACGGTCGCGGCTGACCCGCAGCGCGTGGCGGTCCGCCCACCGCGGCCCCGTTGCCGGGACGTGGCGATCAGTGCCGCGGGCGGGCG from the Mycobacteriales bacterium genome contains:
- a CDS encoding aldehyde dehydrogenase family protein, whose product is MTVADRPARTRKAPAPTVGTFDSVSPATGEVVASYPLHGEDEVRAAVARARAAFSWWQELGYAGRRARLDAWNARLVQRSDELAELMHRENGKPVSDARLEITLAVDHIAWAGKHAKKVLGRRRVAAGMLMANQAATLEYPALGVVGVIGPWNYPVFTPMGSLAYALAAGNTVVFKPSEHTPAVGAFLVETFASVVPEHPVLQLVTGLGDTGAALCRAGVDKIAFTGSARTGRKVMAACAEGLVPVLMECGGKDAMIVDDDADVTKAADAALWGGMQNAGQACISIERVYATDKVYDAFVAELTTRASALVAGESYGPITMPSQVDIIREHIADALASGGRALTGGGIDGYLVEPTVLVDVPESSKAVQEETFGPTLTVTRVRDAEEALRLTNDSAYGLAGSVFGKKRAMDIAARMRSGMTSVNQVAAFAGVPGLPFGGSGESGFGRIHGEDGLREFTRAKAITRQRYDLPIKVLSFDRSARTDALLARATKLLHGRG